Proteins from a genomic interval of Alteromonas macleodii ATCC 27126:
- the coaBC gene encoding bifunctional phosphopantothenoylcysteine decarboxylase/phosphopantothenate--cysteine ligase CoaBC, translated as MSIANKNILLGVTGGIAAYKAPDLVRKLTALGANVRVVLTDSAAEFVSSLSLQAVSGNPVHRQLLDPAAEAAMGHIELAKWADILLVAPATANTIAKLAHGMADDLLTTLYLATTAKLFIAPAMNQQMWKAVATKRNIDILKEHGVTFIGPASGEQACGDVGSGRMVEPVDIANVINDAERDALSLSSSLKALSGKNITITAGPTREPLDPVRYISNHSSGKMGFAIAQAAALAGANVTLVAGPVSLETPERCDRINVTTADEMLNTCQTLKASTDIFISTAAVADYKAVSVADNKIKKTGDELTLTFVKNPDILATISTSQDRPFCVGFAAESQNVEDYARSKLAKKKLDMIAANDITAEGLGFNSDKNALHVIWQDGDKRLPATSKSELAGQLLALIAERYALNNKN; from the coding sequence ATGTCTATTGCTAATAAAAATATTTTGCTAGGTGTTACTGGCGGGATTGCCGCTTATAAAGCACCTGATCTTGTGCGCAAGCTTACTGCGTTAGGCGCAAACGTGCGTGTGGTTCTAACAGACTCTGCCGCAGAGTTCGTTAGTTCATTATCACTTCAGGCTGTGTCAGGAAATCCAGTGCATCGCCAGCTGCTTGATCCTGCTGCTGAAGCCGCAATGGGGCATATTGAATTGGCAAAGTGGGCTGATATCCTACTTGTTGCCCCCGCAACCGCAAACACCATTGCTAAGCTTGCTCACGGTATGGCAGATGACTTGCTGACTACACTGTACCTTGCAACAACAGCGAAACTCTTTATTGCTCCTGCCATGAATCAACAAATGTGGAAAGCGGTAGCAACAAAGCGCAACATCGATATTTTAAAAGAGCACGGCGTAACCTTTATTGGCCCGGCAAGTGGTGAACAAGCCTGTGGCGATGTGGGTTCAGGTCGAATGGTTGAGCCTGTTGATATTGCCAATGTAATAAATGACGCAGAGAGAGACGCTTTATCCCTTTCTTCGTCGCTAAAGGCGTTATCGGGAAAGAATATTACGATAACAGCGGGACCAACCAGAGAGCCTTTGGACCCTGTACGATATATTTCAAATCACAGCTCAGGAAAGATGGGGTTTGCCATCGCTCAGGCAGCAGCACTCGCGGGGGCAAATGTAACCTTAGTGGCAGGTCCTGTGTCGCTTGAAACGCCCGAACGCTGTGACCGTATTAATGTCACTACCGCAGATGAAATGCTTAATACTTGTCAAACGCTTAAAGCCTCCACAGATATATTTATTAGTACGGCTGCTGTAGCAGATTACAAGGCCGTGAGCGTTGCCGACAATAAAATTAAGAAAACCGGTGATGAGTTAACACTTACTTTTGTTAAAAACCCTGATATTCTAGCAACCATATCCACCAGCCAAGACAGACCATTTTGTGTGGGCTTTGCGGCCGAAAGCCAAAATGTAGAAGATTATGCGCGTTCGAAGCTAGCCAAAAAGAAGCTAGACATGATTGCGGCTAACGATATTACTGCCGAGGGTCTGGGGTTTAACAGTGATAAAAATGCACTGCACGTAATATGGCAAGATGGTGATAAACGATTACCTGCAACCAGTAAAAGCGAGTTAGCGGGTCAATTACTTGCACTTATTGCAGAGCGCTACGCTTTAAACAATAAAAACTAA
- a CDS encoding YjbH domain-containing protein, translated as MVQGGNGLIQTPTARMRDEGGMAINYTDNGEYRFWSVNIQLYDWMEATARYTDVRTRLYSQVESFSGDQTLKDKGLDVKFRLWKESYYLPDISVGFRDFGGTGFFESEYVNASKSIGPFDFHLGLGWGYLGTADDISNPFCELKDSFCERPGGFSGRGGKVDYDQFFKGTTAFFGGVEYQTPWEPLTLKLEFEGNDYSRDRAGQLEQDSRWNVGAVYRYKDFDFTLNYQRGNTVGFGVTYRFNMNTASQIKFDEPPKNLMGRKVPQDVKDVDKSRLYNDLYRSGGFVLSDAEIKEDSATFYGTQVAYRDQDEAIERIGRVAASELPDSVKTYHVVDNRAGLPLVDTQVDAEAFIAAARYESVDADITETYVRTSPSKEVLDAYDPANTSGFYYSADFFFTQSFGNPEDFYLYQTGLLLNGGYAFNENFAIMSSARVTLLDNFDKFNYLVDNEEVSLPRVRTRVREYVSANDVWLDTTFLHYKDTIAEDLYAQAYAGYLETMFAGVGGEILYRPVDSNLAYGLDIAYVKQRDPYSQTGLEDYTAVTGHASVYWQPEFLDDTQITVSAGQFLAKDKGVNIDYAKRFDSGIIVGAYAAFTDVSSEEYGEGSFTKGFYISIPTDLFLLEPTKGRGLFPWVPISRDGGQMLRRPTRLIDMTEIRSPFFD; from the coding sequence ATGGTGCAGGGCGGAAATGGTCTTATTCAAACACCAACGGCTCGTATGCGAGACGAAGGTGGAATGGCCATTAACTATACCGACAACGGCGAATATCGCTTCTGGTCAGTTAACATTCAGCTTTATGATTGGATGGAAGCAACTGCCCGGTATACTGACGTGCGCACAAGACTTTACAGTCAAGTTGAATCATTCAGTGGTGATCAAACGCTGAAAGATAAAGGCTTAGACGTTAAATTCAGATTATGGAAAGAAAGCTACTATTTGCCAGATATCAGTGTCGGCTTCAGAGACTTTGGTGGAACAGGCTTTTTTGAAAGTGAATACGTCAACGCCAGTAAGTCTATCGGTCCATTCGACTTTCACCTTGGCTTAGGCTGGGGATATCTTGGTACAGCCGATGACATCAGCAACCCGTTTTGCGAGCTTAAAGACAGCTTCTGTGAACGCCCAGGGGGCTTCTCTGGCCGCGGTGGTAAGGTAGACTACGACCAGTTTTTTAAAGGAACAACCGCATTTTTCGGTGGTGTGGAATACCAAACACCATGGGAGCCGCTAACGCTAAAGCTTGAGTTCGAAGGGAATGACTATTCTCGTGACAGAGCTGGACAGCTAGAGCAAGATTCTCGCTGGAATGTTGGTGCAGTGTATCGTTATAAAGACTTCGATTTCACGTTGAACTATCAACGAGGTAATACTGTTGGCTTCGGCGTTACGTATCGCTTTAATATGAATACGGCTTCGCAAATAAAGTTCGATGAACCACCTAAGAACCTGATGGGTAGAAAGGTGCCACAAGACGTGAAAGATGTTGATAAATCCCGTCTTTACAATGACCTTTACCGGTCGGGGGGCTTTGTACTGTCTGATGCTGAAATTAAAGAGGACAGCGCTACGTTTTACGGTACACAGGTTGCCTATCGTGACCAGGATGAAGCCATTGAGCGAATTGGTCGCGTGGCGGCCTCAGAGCTTCCAGATTCCGTAAAAACCTATCATGTAGTAGACAATCGCGCAGGTCTTCCTTTAGTAGACACGCAGGTGGATGCCGAGGCCTTTATTGCTGCAGCGCGTTACGAATCTGTTGACGCAGATATCACTGAAACCTACGTCAGAACATCACCCTCAAAAGAAGTGCTCGACGCCTATGATCCTGCCAATACATCTGGCTTCTACTACAGCGCAGATTTCTTCTTTACTCAATCATTCGGTAACCCAGAAGATTTCTATCTGTATCAAACCGGATTATTGCTAAACGGCGGTTATGCTTTTAACGAAAACTTTGCAATCATGAGCAGTGCCAGGGTTACGCTTCTAGATAACTTCGACAAGTTTAACTACTTGGTAGATAACGAAGAAGTGTCGCTACCTCGCGTGCGTACTCGAGTTCGTGAATATGTGTCAGCAAACGATGTATGGCTAGATACAACATTCTTACATTACAAAGACACCATTGCAGAAGACCTCTATGCTCAAGCGTACGCGGGTTATCTAGAAACCATGTTTGCTGGTGTAGGCGGTGAAATACTGTATCGTCCCGTTGATAGTAATCTAGCTTACGGACTTGATATCGCTTACGTAAAACAGCGCGATCCTTACAGTCAAACAGGTCTGGAAGACTACACAGCGGTCACTGGACACGCCAGTGTCTATTGGCAGCCAGAATTCTTAGACGACACGCAAATTACCGTAAGTGCTGGACAATTCTTAGCCAAAGATAAAGGCGTGAATATCGATTATGCGAAGCGTTTCGATAGCGGTATCATTGTTGGTGCATATGCGGCATTCACTGATGTATCGTCAGAAGAATACGGCGAGGGAAGCTTCACCAAAGGCTTCTACATTTCCATACCTACAGATCTGTTCTTGTTAGAACCTACCAAAGGTCGCGGATTATTCCCATGGGTGCCGATTTCTCGTGATGGCGGTCAAATGCTGCGTCGACCCACTCGTTTGATTGACATGACTGAAATAAGGTCACCATTTTTTGATTAA
- the slmA gene encoding nucleoid occlusion factor SlmA, with the protein MPAVKKTNRRAQILQALAGMLETSPGQRITTAKLAEKVGVSEAALYRHFPSKARMFEGLIEFIEETLFTRINKIVNEEKDSLTRCQLILHLILGFAEKNPGITRILNGDALMGEQDRLRARIAKLFERLETQLKQVLRERKLREGKTLSADEAIIANMMICYTDGRINGFIRSGFTRKPTEQFNEQWAAFKQMFV; encoded by the coding sequence ATGCCTGCTGTCAAAAAAACAAATCGCAGAGCTCAAATTCTGCAAGCACTTGCTGGAATGTTAGAAACCAGCCCAGGTCAACGTATCACTACTGCTAAATTAGCGGAAAAAGTGGGAGTGTCTGAAGCGGCACTTTACCGTCACTTTCCAAGTAAAGCGCGAATGTTTGAAGGGCTTATCGAGTTTATTGAAGAAACACTTTTCACGCGCATCAATAAGATTGTGAATGAAGAGAAAGACTCGCTTACGCGTTGTCAGCTTATTCTTCATCTTATTTTGGGCTTTGCTGAGAAGAACCCGGGTATTACTCGAATATTAAATGGTGATGCGTTAATGGGTGAACAAGACCGGTTGCGCGCGCGCATAGCAAAGCTTTTCGAGCGTTTAGAAACGCAGCTTAAACAAGTGCTAAGAGAGCGCAAGCTACGCGAAGGTAAAACCCTTTCTGCAGATGAAGCGATTATCGCCAACATGATGATTTGCTATACCGATGGCCGTATTAATGGCTTTATCCGCAGTGGATTTACGCGTAAGCCAACTGAGCAGTTCAATGAACAATGGGCTGCTTTCAAGCAAATGTTTGTTTAG
- a CDS encoding M28 family metallopeptidase: MIKKLLIGSAMTAMTFAATAHNHASTDNAFNPDTQRIKSHLFFLADDLLEGRDTGSRGHEIAALYIATEFAKYGLKPAGTDGYMQNVAFRKANLVQESPKFTFTQNGETVDFDYPKEYLASPSLLSTEANVKGEMVFVGYGIVADELSHNDYKDLDVKGKVVVALAGKPSDFPSEEGAHFASGYQKQKYAVDNGAIGMITITTPKNEKVRPYQSRLNYIHTPRMAWLDDSGQPANSFSQLKGGAYMSEGAARKLFEGAEKSLDDVYAQLEADKVPQGFALNGVVDISKTSVHDTITSPNVVGVLEGSDPELKNEYVVFSAHSDHIGFAKTVKKDNINNGAMDNASGTSVMLETARLFSEMEEKPKRSILFVSVTGEEKGLLGADYFARNPTVPVTSMVANVNLDMPILTYEFADVIAFGANHSDLQESVEKAAANANIELSPDPWPEQALFTRSDHYAFVKQGVPSVFMVPGLKSKDPNVDGSKVFGQFLSTHYHKPSDDINQPFNWNAAETFTKVNAQIGWTLANQKNKPKWNDGDFFGNTFSK; the protein is encoded by the coding sequence ATGATAAAAAAACTCCTTATAGGTAGTGCAATGACAGCAATGACCTTTGCTGCTACTGCCCATAACCACGCATCGACAGACAATGCTTTTAACCCTGATACACAGCGAATCAAATCGCACCTGTTTTTCCTAGCAGATGATTTGCTTGAAGGTCGTGACACGGGCTCTCGTGGCCATGAAATTGCGGCGCTATATATTGCGACCGAATTTGCTAAATATGGTTTGAAGCCAGCGGGTACAGACGGCTACATGCAAAACGTAGCGTTTCGCAAAGCGAATCTGGTTCAAGAGTCTCCCAAGTTTACTTTCACGCAAAACGGCGAAACCGTCGATTTTGACTACCCGAAAGAATATCTAGCTAGCCCGAGCTTGCTTAGCACTGAGGCTAATGTAAAAGGTGAAATGGTCTTTGTGGGCTACGGCATTGTGGCTGATGAGCTATCTCACAACGATTACAAAGACTTAGATGTAAAAGGTAAGGTTGTTGTAGCGCTTGCTGGTAAGCCAAGCGACTTTCCATCAGAAGAGGGCGCTCACTTTGCGTCTGGCTATCAAAAGCAAAAGTATGCGGTAGACAATGGCGCTATTGGCATGATCACTATCACAACGCCTAAAAATGAAAAGGTACGCCCTTATCAAAGCCGTTTGAACTACATCCATACGCCGCGTATGGCATGGTTAGACGACAGTGGTCAGCCTGCAAACAGCTTTTCTCAGCTTAAAGGTGGCGCTTACATGAGTGAAGGCGCTGCGCGTAAGTTATTTGAAGGCGCAGAAAAGAGCCTTGATGACGTTTATGCACAGCTTGAAGCCGACAAAGTACCGCAAGGCTTTGCGTTAAACGGTGTGGTTGATATCAGTAAGACGAGCGTACACGACACCATCACTAGCCCAAATGTTGTGGGTGTACTTGAAGGTTCTGACCCAGAGCTTAAAAACGAGTATGTGGTTTTCTCTGCTCACTCTGACCATATTGGTTTTGCCAAGACCGTAAAGAAAGACAACATTAACAATGGCGCCATGGACAATGCGTCTGGTACGTCAGTGATGTTAGAAACTGCACGCCTGTTTAGCGAAATGGAAGAAAAGCCAAAGCGCTCAATTCTGTTCGTATCGGTAACGGGTGAAGAGAAGGGCCTGCTAGGTGCAGACTATTTTGCTCGTAATCCAACTGTACCGGTTACTTCAATGGTGGCGAACGTAAATCTAGATATGCCAATTTTGACTTACGAGTTTGCAGACGTTATTGCGTTTGGCGCGAACCACAGTGATTTGCAAGAGTCAGTGGAAAAAGCGGCGGCGAATGCCAACATTGAACTAAGCCCTGACCCATGGCCTGAGCAAGCGTTATTCACTCGCTCAGATCACTATGCGTTTGTAAAGCAAGGTGTGCCTTCAGTGTTTATGGTGCCGGGTCTGAAGTCTAAAGATCCTAACGTAGATGGCAGCAAGGTGTTTGGTCAGTTCTTATCTACGCACTACCATAAGCCTAGCGACGACATTAACCAGCCATTCAACTGGAATGCGGCAGAGACTTTCACCAAGGTTAACGCGCAAATTGGTTGGACACTAGCAAACCAAAAGAACAAGCCTAAGTGGAACGACGGCGATTTCTTTGGAAACACGTTTAGCAAGTAA
- a CDS encoding recombinase RecA yields MNKSLSVLNNHPHIWRARDQRQSETKFSLGFPRLDKALNGGVTSTGLVRISSLTGMGELSLFKQVICQHRTHKLVVFINPPGLLQSPWLENLGLKAQQVLVVKPSSEQESLWAAEQCLKSTACHCVVLWSNAVNQKEARRLQVAATHNDALCLLYTPPQQQASQLGYPKANMGSDSQANLTNESDSALPITLDIALKGKPHALAVNIRKQRHGWPKDNIVISHRWTPDNHAIKWAMAHNTLSDQALHSVS; encoded by the coding sequence ATGAATAAATCGTTATCCGTGCTTAATAACCACCCGCATATTTGGCGGGCCAGAGATCAGAGACAAAGTGAAACCAAGTTTTCACTGGGTTTTCCGCGTCTGGATAAAGCACTTAACGGTGGCGTTACATCTACAGGTCTTGTCCGTATCTCTTCGTTAACCGGCATGGGTGAACTTTCACTCTTTAAACAGGTTATATGCCAACACCGTACGCATAAGCTGGTGGTATTTATTAACCCTCCCGGGCTACTACAGTCGCCGTGGTTAGAAAACTTGGGGCTTAAAGCGCAACAAGTGCTGGTAGTAAAACCAAGTTCTGAACAAGAGTCTTTGTGGGCAGCAGAGCAATGTTTAAAAAGTACGGCTTGCCATTGCGTAGTGCTGTGGAGTAATGCTGTAAATCAAAAAGAAGCGCGACGCCTGCAGGTAGCGGCAACGCATAATGATGCGCTGTGCTTGCTGTATACTCCACCGCAACAGCAGGCCTCACAGTTAGGTTACCCAAAGGCTAACATGGGGAGCGATTCACAAGCCAACCTGACGAATGAAAGCGACAGTGCATTACCCATTACTTTGGATATCGCGCTAAAGGGTAAACCCCACGCTTTGGCGGTGAACATACGCAAGCAGCGTCATGGGTGGCCCAAAGATAACATTGTTATTTCCCATCGGTGGACCCCCGACAATCACGCCATTAAATGGGCCATGGCACACAACACGCTTTCCGATCAGGCATTACACTCTGTGAGCTAA
- a CDS encoding capsule biosynthesis GfcC family protein gives MKYIYTLFIALGLTASTKLYANDNLVSVMINKQTYQFDRPIRLSSVLSIVADNGDWYWPSASAFDLANPKAEEEKEIALSQISGLLNQFDADSETHKALQNLYDQVSSWTVSTRIDMPISYNRARLFFEDNPMFQPGKYWIRLNGRPDVVHFSGAVVKPGAYKHQSDTSVYTAVHTVKKAVDADRSHVYVIDPMGNIEEKGIAYWNLDFGQLMPGSQVYVPISSELFSNKLKQLNERVAALAVHRVLPQ, from the coding sequence ATGAAGTATATCTATACGCTTTTTATTGCCCTAGGCCTTACTGCATCTACCAAGTTATATGCAAATGATAACCTTGTTAGTGTCATGATAAACAAGCAAACCTATCAGTTCGACAGGCCGATACGACTATCAAGCGTACTGTCCATTGTTGCTGATAATGGTGATTGGTACTGGCCTTCAGCTTCAGCTTTTGATTTAGCTAACCCTAAAGCTGAAGAAGAGAAAGAGATAGCGCTATCTCAAATTAGCGGACTGCTCAATCAATTTGATGCCGATTCTGAAACACATAAAGCCCTTCAAAATCTCTATGATCAGGTAAGCTCATGGACGGTGTCTACACGCATAGACATGCCAATTTCCTACAATCGAGCAAGGTTGTTTTTTGAAGACAACCCTATGTTTCAGCCAGGTAAATACTGGATTCGACTAAATGGAAGACCTGACGTTGTGCATTTCTCTGGCGCTGTTGTAAAGCCTGGTGCGTACAAGCATCAAAGCGATACGTCGGTTTATACGGCTGTTCACACGGTGAAAAAAGCGGTTGATGCCGACAGAAGTCATGTCTACGTAATTGATCCAATGGGAAATATTGAAGAAAAGGGTATTGCTTATTGGAATTTAGATTTTGGGCAGCTTATGCCGGGCAGCCAAGTCTATGTTCCTATCTCATCAGAACTCTTTAGCAATAAACTTAAGCAATTAAATGAGCGCGTAGCCGCTTTAGCAGTACATAGGGTTTTACCTCAATGA
- a CDS encoding DUF885 domain-containing protein — protein MYRYVLAALLFICSVSSSAKDLNDESLYQLLDDIWQYELSVSPLLASREGDTSLAHVLPDNSPKALKAQNEQWRTFQKALSQYKKEDISTDAYIALLMQQYRLANYVDEYTYRAYLVPINSEYGFHGAMASLPNLSTFKRVEDYQAYISRLNALKPYFDQQIAYMKQALKEGYTQPKVVLKGFENSVASYIVENAEDSGFYSPFTRFPEYFTAEQKSALTEQGKAAITSSVLPAYQMFYDFMVDEYIPNAREDIAANNWPDGVAYYANRAKHYTTTDMTPQEIHDLGLSEVKRIRAQMRQIVDELGFDGDINDFIAFLREDPQFYATSAEDLLKEASFIAKKMDAKLPSLFEYLPRTPYGVAPVPDAIAPKYTTGRYIHPSRDDQPGYYWVNTYALDKRPLYALPALTLHEAVPGHHLQISLAAELEDLPMVRRNTYISAFGEGWGLYSEFLGIEAGIYETPYDNFGRLSYEMWRACRLVVDTGMHTMGWSRQQAVDYMMENTALSEHNVNTEIDRYISWPAQALSYKIGEIKIKGLRKKAEEALGERFDVRKFHRAVLENGSVPLFILEQNINTFIEEQKAQ, from the coding sequence ATGTATCGCTATGTTTTAGCAGCATTATTATTTATTTGCAGCGTTAGCTCATCTGCAAAGGACCTTAACGATGAAAGCTTGTATCAACTACTTGATGACATTTGGCAATACGAGCTTTCGGTTTCCCCGCTTCTAGCTTCTCGCGAAGGCGATACTTCACTCGCTCACGTATTACCAGACAACTCACCCAAAGCCCTGAAAGCGCAAAATGAACAATGGCGTACTTTTCAAAAGGCCTTAAGTCAGTATAAAAAAGAAGACATCTCTACTGATGCTTATATTGCCTTGCTGATGCAACAATATCGTTTAGCTAACTATGTGGACGAATATACGTATCGCGCGTATTTAGTGCCTATCAATTCAGAATATGGCTTTCACGGTGCAATGGCCTCGCTTCCTAATTTATCCACCTTTAAGCGCGTAGAAGATTATCAGGCCTACATTAGCCGCCTAAATGCGCTTAAGCCTTATTTTGACCAACAAATTGCGTATATGAAACAGGCGCTAAAAGAAGGCTACACGCAGCCTAAAGTCGTGCTGAAAGGGTTTGAGAACTCGGTGGCGTCATACATTGTTGAAAATGCCGAGGACAGTGGCTTTTATTCTCCATTTACCCGCTTTCCAGAGTACTTTACTGCCGAGCAAAAATCAGCGCTAACGGAGCAAGGCAAGGCTGCCATAACCAGCAGCGTATTGCCTGCGTATCAAATGTTCTACGACTTCATGGTAGATGAATACATTCCTAATGCCCGTGAAGATATTGCCGCGAATAACTGGCCTGATGGCGTTGCGTATTACGCCAATAGAGCCAAGCATTACACCACCACGGATATGACGCCTCAGGAAATCCATGATTTAGGGTTGTCTGAAGTAAAACGCATTCGCGCGCAAATGCGGCAAATTGTGGATGAGCTTGGCTTTGATGGCGACATTAACGACTTCATTGCGTTTTTACGCGAAGACCCGCAATTCTATGCCACCAGCGCTGAAGATTTACTAAAAGAGGCGTCGTTCATTGCAAAGAAAATGGACGCAAAGCTTCCTTCGCTCTTTGAGTATCTGCCAAGAACGCCTTACGGTGTAGCGCCTGTACCAGACGCTATCGCGCCCAAATATACAACGGGCCGTTACATTCATCCTAGCCGCGATGATCAGCCAGGATATTACTGGGTAAACACGTATGCCCTCGATAAGCGCCCTTTGTATGCATTGCCTGCACTGACCTTGCACGAAGCAGTGCCTGGCCACCATCTTCAAATATCGTTGGCAGCAGAGCTTGAAGACTTACCTATGGTACGTCGTAACACCTATATTTCAGCGTTTGGTGAAGGCTGGGGTCTGTACTCTGAGTTCTTAGGTATTGAAGCAGGTATTTATGAAACGCCGTACGACAACTTCGGTCGTTTAAGCTACGAAATGTGGCGAGCATGTCGTTTGGTTGTGGATACCGGTATGCACACGATGGGCTGGAGCCGTCAACAAGCGGTTGATTATATGATGGAAAATACCGCGCTTTCAGAGCACAACGTAAATACTGAAATAGACCGCTATATCTCTTGGCCAGCGCAAGCCTTGTCTTACAAGATTGGTGAAATCAAAATTAAAGGCCTTCGCAAGAAAGCAGAAGAAGCGTTAGGAGAGCGTTTTGACGTGCGCAAATTCCACCGTGCCGTGTTAGAAAACGGCTCAGTTCCACTGTTTATCTTGGAGCAAAATATCAACACGTTTATAGAAGAACAAAAGGCACAGTAA
- a CDS encoding YjbF family lipoprotein, whose product MKLHTLFALSGVVCLFLSGCSTTSLAYYNTLKLALKDRTVSYTVEEIAASKADLMQIKAGGRDAASLALAYIDGEKYRWVSGDKVIFTMHHGIIVKTEGLDHDLYYTGNLQHNPLATNNVLPFNWKRKVDIASIGYGVPVDSSWRIEGEETREYLGFSVPVIKVIETVEFSEYTPFIDVGLSWENTYFLHKYSKELLASKQQFSPEGDVYDMVYLSRVVREMKTQGATQ is encoded by the coding sequence ATGAAACTACACACTTTATTTGCCCTTTCGGGTGTTGTTTGCCTTTTTCTTTCCGGATGTTCCACCACGTCACTAGCGTATTACAACACGCTGAAGCTCGCGCTAAAAGATAGAACAGTTAGTTATACCGTTGAAGAGATTGCTGCTAGTAAAGCTGATCTTATGCAAATTAAAGCGGGCGGAAGAGATGCAGCCTCGCTTGCCCTTGCGTATATCGATGGTGAAAAGTACCGGTGGGTATCTGGTGATAAAGTCATCTTCACCATGCACCACGGTATTATCGTTAAAACTGAAGGTTTGGATCACGACCTATACTACACGGGAAATCTTCAGCACAACCCGCTTGCCACCAACAATGTTCTGCCATTCAATTGGAAACGCAAAGTTGATATTGCTTCCATCGGTTACGGTGTGCCGGTTGACTCTTCTTGGCGAATAGAAGGGGAAGAAACTCGCGAATATTTAGGTTTTTCTGTTCCGGTAATTAAGGTTATCGAAACCGTAGAATTTTCTGAGTACACGCCATTTATCGACGTAGGGTTGTCGTGGGAAAACACGTATTTCTTGCACAAATACTCGAAAGAACTTCTGGCCTCAAAGCAGCAGTTCAGCCCTGAAGGAGACGTTTACGATATGGTTTATTTAAGCCGAGTAGTACGTGAGATGAAGACACAAGGAGCAACGCAATAA
- the radC gene encoding RadC family protein, whose protein sequence is MSIKVWPKNERPREKLLQHGAESLSDAELIAVLLGKGVKGKSAVSVAHELLNELGCLRGVVTATKERFAKITGVGPCKYAQFQAGFEIFKRNLEIKLKRQDVFNNVDDTKRYLQAKLRDCEREKFALLMLDSQHQLIAFRTMFNGTINSAAVYPRELIKQVMIDNAAAIILVHNHPSGVAEPSHADIRLTAEIKSAMASIDVPVLDHFVVGDKETVSFAQRGLLR, encoded by the coding sequence ATGTCGATAAAAGTATGGCCAAAGAATGAAAGGCCAAGAGAAAAATTATTGCAGCACGGGGCTGAAAGCTTAAGTGATGCTGAACTCATCGCTGTCTTGCTGGGAAAAGGTGTGAAAGGAAAAAGCGCTGTGTCTGTTGCACATGAACTTCTCAACGAGCTAGGCTGCTTACGGGGTGTGGTAACAGCAACGAAAGAACGGTTTGCCAAAATAACGGGAGTTGGACCGTGCAAGTATGCGCAGTTTCAGGCGGGCTTTGAAATATTTAAACGCAATTTGGAAATAAAGCTGAAGCGTCAGGACGTTTTTAATAATGTAGATGATACTAAACGTTATCTACAGGCAAAGCTAAGAGACTGTGAACGTGAGAAGTTCGCGCTTTTAATGCTTGATAGCCAACATCAGCTTATTGCTTTTCGCACTATGTTTAACGGTACGATAAACAGTGCAGCGGTCTATCCAAGAGAATTGATCAAACAAGTAATGATCGATAATGCAGCCGCGATCATTTTGGTTCATAATCATCCTTCAGGCGTTGCTGAGCCTAGTCATGCGGATATAAGATTAACCGCAGAGATCAAAAGCGCAATGGCGTCGATCGATGTGCCAGTTTTAGATCATTTTGTGGTTGGTGATAAAGAAACTGTTTCATTCGCACAGCGAGGCTTGTTAAGATAA
- a CDS encoding DUF1820 family protein, producing MSKDDILYRVQFISNGERYELYVKSLMQGALFGFIEIGDFVWDTHTSVVVDPSHERLKTEFSEVTKTYVPIHNILRIDAVNKKGSAKITKLENKSDKVTAFPSPIYTPTKE from the coding sequence ATGTCAAAAGACGACATTCTTTACCGCGTTCAGTTCATCAGCAACGGTGAGCGCTATGAGTTATACGTGAAAAGCCTTATGCAGGGCGCTTTGTTTGGCTTTATCGAGATAGGTGACTTTGTGTGGGATACTCACACAAGTGTTGTTGTAGACCCTAGTCATGAAAGATTGAAAACCGAATTTTCTGAAGTAACAAAAACTTATGTACCGATACACAACATTTTGCGCATTGACGCCGTAAATAAAAAAGGTTCAGCCAAAATTACTAAATTAGAAAATAAATCTGATAAAGTAACTGCTTTCCCTAGTCCAATATATACACCAACGAAAGAGTAA
- the rpmB gene encoding 50S ribosomal protein L28: protein MSRVCQVTGKRPTVGNNRSHARNATRRRFLPNLQTHRFWVESENRFVKLRLSAKGMRIIDKKGIDSVLTDIRTRGEKI, encoded by the coding sequence ATGTCAAGAGTATGCCAAGTAACAGGTAAGCGTCCAACGGTTGGTAATAACCGTTCACACGCAAGAAATGCGACTCGTCGTCGCTTTTTGCCAAACCTTCAAACACACCGTTTTTGGGTTGAGAGCGAAAACCGTTTTGTAAAACTACGTTTGTCTGCAAAAGGCATGCGTATCATCGACAAGAAAGGTATTGATTCAGTACTTACTGACATCCGTACCCGTGGTGAGAAAATCTAA